The following nucleotide sequence is from Aliidongia dinghuensis.
GGATCAAGGGTAATTATAACAGCGCCCTTGGTAGGTTCTATGCAAATCAATTTTTTGTCGATGATATGATCGACCAACTCTGAAAATGAAGACACCCACTTGAAATCACCAACTTCATACCGTTGGCTCTCTTGCTTGACGCGAAACAGTTCCTCAAATCCATCCGTTAGCTTAAAGGCGAAGTCATATAAATTCGGCGCATCAAAAAGTCCCTCTCTCGAAATTTTTATTCTCTTATGAAGTGCCCCAAGTGTTCTGTCCAGCATTGCCAGTATTTTGCTGCGATCTAACTTATCACCTTCCGGGCGATATGGTGGCATTAGCATGAGGTTAGCTGCTGACGCCCATGGTTCACATCCCTCGGAAAAACCTGCCGAACAAACTACCATACCAATATAACGCCGGCCTCCGCCATATTGGTTCATAGCTTTTACAACGGAATCCCATTCCTGCACGTCGCCCGGCGAAGCGCTCTTGGTATATTCTTTGCAGCTAATTAGCAGAGTTATATCCGATATATCGGCGACTATAACATCTACTTCTTTCTTCGGGGGGCCAGAAAAGGAAGCCAGCGCAGGATGATTTGGTGAGTTTACTACAACTATCTTATTGTGTTCCACTATTGAGTTGGGAACGTGCTTGCGCGTTGCGCTGAATACTTCTTCTTCAAATACATTCCGGAACTTCATCGAAATACCTTCTCTCCGGTGGCGAGAATCGATCCGGGAATTAGGTTTTTCGCATATACCTTTCGAAGACCGGATCCTTCTCGAACAACAAAAATGGCGTCCTCCGTCACGCTGAATACCTTTGCGCCAATTTGCTTTCTAATGGTTTTCTTTCCAAATCTCTTAATTTGAAGTTCAAGTACTTTATTTAGTTGATACTTCCCTGATTCGAGCGGCTCTGCGGAATATATATTCAAGTCACCTATATATAAAATTGAGCCAATCTCGTCGTTAACTATAAATCTCCATTCGTCTCCGGCCAAAAGATCGCGCAGTTGATCGGCCTTGACAATCTGGCCCTCCCCATTAACCAATATGATCTGGCTTGGCGGCACAGACATTTACCGCTCCGCATTAACAGGAATATTCGCCAAAATCTCCCGACGCCTTTCTTCGGTCAATAGATGAGATGGCGTTGCCTTACTTCCCTGCACATCCATGAGCGTTGGCTTTCCATCAGTGCCCAGTCCAATCACGTAACCGGGGTCGCCCTCCAAGCAAAGCGCTTTGATGTGAGCCTCACAAGATGGACAATAGACTGATTCTTCTTGCATTGGAGGCAATATCGTGACCGTGCCGCCACAGTTGCACCTAAGCTGAAATGGCTTTCCGCTTTCAAGTGCCTCTCCAGCAACAAACGTATATAAATCATACTTTGGAGTACTCATCGCTTCCACCGCTTAGCGCAGAACGAATGTTCGGCGATGATGCCCTATTCCCAACTTGTTTTTAAATCGCAAAAAACGCAATGATCTACCCTTAAGAACGCCATCAGCCACGTCCCCGTTTCGCTTCCAGGCCGATTGCTGCGTAGGGCGAACGTCCGGTTCCGAATAGCGCGGCTCAGAAGCAGACCGACCACCCCACCCATTACGGCCGCTGAAGCGAAGTCGCGATCACACCCTTTCGACCACGAAGCGTCCACCAGCTCTGCCCGCGAGGCCGGCTTCGATCTCGCACTGCAGAACCGCGAGCTTCTCGGCTTGCTCACGCTGAGCGTCTTGGCGCGTTCGGCCGCGCGTCATGGCGCCGCCTCCAAGATTGGCGCTACCTGCGCGTTGCCATCGTGCACCCGTCCGCCCGTCGTGGCCCCAGCTATCGAGCCCGCCCCTTCCGGCCGCCGACCTGACGGCACTGGAGCAGCCCTGGACTCGCCGGACGGAGGAGAGACGACGGATCGCCAGGACGCTCACCGAGCCAGATCGGGCAATCGGCTTTCTCCAGGATGACCGGCATCCGGTCATGGAATTCCGAGATCATGGCGTTCGCGGCTGTCGTGATGATGCAGTAGGTCCGCGTGATGAGCCCGTTCGGCCAACGGTACGACTCCCACAAACCCGCGAAGGCCATGGTCTGCCCATTCGCCCGAGAAATGGCGAACCGCTGCGGCGGCGAGCCGATCGACCGCCTCTGAAAATAGACATCGACCGGAACGATCGCCCGGCGCCGCTGAAAGGCGTCGGCGAACATCGGAAGCTCGGCGACGGTTTCGGCGCGGGCGTTTCTCGGGCGCGGCGCCGTGGTCGGGCTGCCCGTGTTGTGCGGCAGCAGCCCAAATTCGAGTTCGTCGAGATGCCGGGCGCCGGTCTGTGGATGCAGGCGAACGACCCAGCCTTTCCGCTCGTCGCGTGCGCTCAGCTCCAGCTCAAGATCGCCCTGCGGCTCGTGCAAAGCTCGCGCTGTCACGCCCATGGGACCCTCCCACCGTTGATGTGGATCTTGACTCTTCCATATAGAACAAAATAGGAACATTGTCTCCCTGTTTGGGTCGGAGACGGCATGAAGGACGTTCGGCAGCAAGCCCTGCTGGCGGAGCTACGCGCTCGCGTCAGAGCCCAGGAGATGAACGCACGGCGGGATGGGCCGGTGCCGACGCTCCCATTCGGCGTTCCGGAGCTTGATGCTGTCCTACCGTCCGGCGGGCTGATGTTGGGCGCAGTTCACGAGGTGCTGAGCGGTGGCCCCGATCTCACGCACGCGACGGCGGCCGTGATCTTCGTCGCCGGCATCCTGGCCCGGACCTGCGGAACGGTGATTTGGGCCTTCGGCCGACGTGACCTTTTCGCGCCGGCCCTCGCTGGAGTCGGCCTTCACCCCGATCGCGTCATCTACGTCGAGGCCGGCGATAGCAAAGGTGCACTCCTCGTCATGGAGGAGGCCCTTCGATATGCCGGGCTCGCTGGAGTTGTGGGCGAGATCGAAGGAAAGGTCGATCTCACCGGGAGCCGCCGCCTGCAGCTCGCGGCTGAAGGCTCCGGCGGCCTCGGCCTCATGATTCGCCGGCCGCGACGTCGCGGCGACGACATTACGGCAGAACCGACGGCCGCTCGGACACGATGGTCGATTTCAGCGATCCCATCACCTCCGGCACTCGAATGGTCACCGGATGTGCCGGGTGTCGGACCTGCACGGTGGCGCCTCGACCTTGTCCGTTGCCGGGGTGGCGAGCCGAAGAGCTTTATCGTTGGAGCGTGTGATGAGACGGGTCGTCTCGGTCTTCCTGCCGGCCTGGCCGATCGACAGGGTTCGCCGAACCAACCGCAGCTTGCCGTCGGCTGACCGGCCGATCGGTACGGCCCTTCATGACGGTCGCCGTCGCATTGTGGCGGCCGTCAATGGGGCTGCCCAGGCCGAAGGGCTGAGACCTGGCCTGACGGTGGCGCACGCCCAAATGCTCGTCCCGGAATTCACCGTGATCGACGCAGACCCAACCGCCGATCTGGCCGGCCTGACGCGGCTGGCCGTCTGGTGCCAGCAGCATTATGCACCGCTCACGTCTCCCGACCCGCCCGATGGCTTGTGGATCGATGCCACCGGTTGCACGCACCTGTGGCGTGACGAGCGGGCCATGCTCACCGACCTGCGACAGCGCTTGTGGCAGGCCGGGATCTCCGCACGGGTTGCCATCGCCGACACGCCTGCCGCCGCCCATGCGATGGCCAGGTTCCAGCTGGAAGCGGAATGCGTCGTGCCTGCCGGCGAAGGGGCCGCCATATGTCTCGGGTTGCCAGTCGCGGCGCTCAGGCTTTCGGCGGACACCGTCGCTGGACTACGCCGATTGGGCTTCGACACGATCGGCGCGCTCATGCGCGCCCCCAGAGCCCAGATGGCTCTTCGCTTCGGCGACGAGCCCGTGCGTCGCCTCGATCAGCTGACCGGCCGGCTCTTCGAACCGATCGACCCGATCCTTGCACCGGAGCGCCTACGACGGCGGGCGTCGTTTGTGGAACCGATCTCGACGGCGCCCGCGATCGAGACGGCAATCGATCATCTGGTCCGCCAGCTCGCCGACGATCTGCGGCGCAGAGGGCTCGGAGCCTGCGCGCTCGACCTCGTGGTCGAACGCGTCGATGGCGTTCGGCAGGCTCACCGGGTCGGTCTGGCTCAGCCCTCACGAGACGCATCCCATCTGCGCAAGCTCCTGGTGATGCGGATCGAGAAGATCGACCCCGGATTCGGGATCGACGCGATCAGCTTGGCGGTCGCCATGCAGGCGCCCTTGTCGGCGGCTCTATCCGCCTCCCTAGTCGATCGGGAACTGGCCGGCCGGGATCTCGCACCCTTGATCGACAGTCTCGGCAATCGGTTCGGCGAAGACCGGCTGTTCAGAGCCGCGCTCGTCGAAAGCGACGTCCCCGAACGGTCCTGGCGAGCGATCCCGTCGCTGTCTCGGCCGACCGGCGTGTCATGGCCGGCCGACCTGCCGCGCCCGGCCCGGCTGCTGACGCCGCCCGAACTGGTCGAGACGACGGCGTTGCTACCCGACTATCCGCCCGCCTTCTTCGTCTGGCGCCACGATCGACATAAGACGATCCGGGTAGATGGACCCGAGCGCATTCACGGCGAGTGGTGGCGGTCGGATCGTGAGATTGAAACGGTCCGAGACTATTTCCGGATCGAGGATGAGGCCGGCCAACGTTTCTGGCTGTTCCGGAGCGGCATCTCGAATGACGCCCGTTGGTTCCTGCACGGGCTGTTCGGCTGATGTACGCCGAACTGCAGGCTGCGACGCATTTCAGCTTCCTGCGCGGCGCGTCCGGCGCGGATGAGCTATTTGCTGCCGCTGCCGTTCTTGGGCTTCCGGCGCTCGGCATCTGCGATCGGAACTCGCTCGCCGGCATGGTGCGGGCATTCGAAGCGTCACGCACGACCGGCGTCCGACTCGTTGTCGGTTGCCATCTGGATCTGGCCGACGCGCCAGCGATCTTGGTCTACCCGACAGATAGGAGTGCCTATGGTCGCCTTTGCCGCCTGCTCACGATCGGCAACAAGCGGGCGGGCAAAGGCGCCTGTCACTTGGCCTGGCAGGATCTCGCCGGCTGGTCCGAAGGGCTGATCGGCATCCTCTTGCCGGGCAAGCCGAACGACACCTTGACGGAGCATCTGGATCGGTTTCGGGCGCTATTCGGCGATCGAGCGCATCTGGCTCTGACGTTCCGGCGACGTCCAAACGATGCGATGCGTCTAGAGCGGCTGTCCGCGCTGGCGGCGAAGGCCGGCGTCCAGACGGTCGCGACCGGAGACGTGCTCTATCACGCGCCCGAGCGGCGCATGCTGCAACAGGTCATGACCTGCATCCGCGAAGGCTGCACCATCGACCAGGCCGGTTACCGACTCGAACGAACAGCCGATCGGCATCTGAAGGGGGCCGAGGAAATCGCCCGCTTGTTCAGGCGCTATCCGGCTGCCGTCGAGCGCTCGCTGGAGATCGTCAAGCGCTGCAAATTCAGCCTCGACGAGCTGCAGTACCAATATCCGGCCGAGGTCGTGATCCCCGGCATGACGGCGCAGCAGGCTCTGGAGCACCTGACCTGGGAAGCCGCACCCGAGCGGTATCCCGGCGGTGTGCCGACCAAGGTCGAGAACGCCCTGCGTCATGAGTTCAAGCTGATCGGCGAGCTGGGCTACGCGCCGTATTTCCTGACGGTGCACAGCATCGTCCGGTTCGCCCGTTCGAAGGGCATCCTGTGCCAGGGTCGGGGATCGGCCGCGAACTCGGCCGTCTGCTATGTGCTCGGCATCACCTCGGTCGATCCCTCGAAGTCAGATCTCCTGTTCGAGCGCTTCGTCTCGAATGAGCGGCGCGAGCCCCCAGACATCGATGTCGATTTCGAGCACGAGCGCCGGGAAGAGGTCATCCAGTGGATCTACGAAAACTATGGCCGGCACCGCGCCGCCCTGGTGGCGACGGTCACGCGCTATCGCGCCAAGGGCGCGGTCCGCGAGGTCGGCAAGGTCATGGGGCTGCCGGAGGACGTCACCGCCGGCCTCGCCGGGCTGGTCTGGGGCTGGAGCGAAGACGGCGTCGGAGAAGCCGAGGCCAAGGAGATGAACCTGAACCTCGACGACCGGCGTCTGCGCCTGACGCTGGAGCTGGCGCACGAACTCATCGGCACACCCAGGCACTTGAGCCAGCATCCGGGCGGGTTCGTCCTCACCGACCATAGGCTCGACGAGCTGGTGCCGATCGAACCGGCGGCGATGGTCGATCGTGCTGTGATCCAATGGAATAAGGACGACATCGACGTCTTGAAGATGATGAAGGTCGATGTGCTCGGCCTTGGCATGCTCGGCTGCCTGCGACGCTGCTTCGATCTTCTCGAAGAGGAAAAGTCCGTGAAGCTCGACATGGCATCGGTGCCGCAGGAAGACGCCGCGACCTATGCCATGTGCCAGCGGGCCGACACGCTCGGCACCTTCCAGATCGAAAGCCGCGCGCAGATGGCGATG
It contains:
- a CDS encoding PDDEXK family nuclease, producing the protein MKFRNVFEEEVFSATRKHVPNSIVEHNKIVVVNSPNHPALASFSGPPKKEVDVIVADISDITLLISCKEYTKSASPGDVQEWDSVVKAMNQYGGGRRYIGMVVCSAGFSEGCEPWASAANLMLMPPYRPEGDKLDRSKILAMLDRTLGALHKRIKISREGLFDAPNLYDFAFKLTDGFEELFRVKQESQRYEVGDFKWVSSFSELVDHIIDKKLICIEPTKGAVIITLDPPYWISIGADKVHHSPKMIAPSGERENIIFLKNLIASSRCDLAFLQKICKDKIISSACDWGDFFEFGLEGRYNLRISPNTIWIYSTENPPEAHAL
- a CDS encoding ImuA family protein, which translates into the protein MKDVRQQALLAELRARVRAQEMNARRDGPVPTLPFGVPELDAVLPSGGLMLGAVHEVLSGGPDLTHATAAVIFVAGILARTCGTVIWAFGRRDLFAPALAGVGLHPDRVIYVEAGDSKGALLVMEEALRYAGLAGVVGEIEGKVDLTGSRRLQLAAEGSGGLGLMIRRPRRRGDDITAEPTAARTRWSISAIPSPPALEWSPDVPGVGPARWRLDLVRCRGGEPKSFIVGACDETGRLGLPAGLADRQGSPNQPQLAVG
- a CDS encoding Y-family DNA polymerase; this translates as MAAVNGAAQAEGLRPGLTVAHAQMLVPEFTVIDADPTADLAGLTRLAVWCQQHYAPLTSPDPPDGLWIDATGCTHLWRDERAMLTDLRQRLWQAGISARVAIADTPAAAHAMARFQLEAECVVPAGEGAAICLGLPVAALRLSADTVAGLRRLGFDTIGALMRAPRAQMALRFGDEPVRRLDQLTGRLFEPIDPILAPERLRRRASFVEPISTAPAIETAIDHLVRQLADDLRRRGLGACALDLVVERVDGVRQAHRVGLAQPSRDASHLRKLLVMRIEKIDPGFGIDAISLAVAMQAPLSAALSASLVDRELAGRDLAPLIDSLGNRFGEDRLFRAALVESDVPERSWRAIPSLSRPTGVSWPADLPRPARLLTPPELVETTALLPDYPPAFFVWRHDRHKTIRVDGPERIHGEWWRSDREIETVRDYFRIEDEAGQRFWLFRSGISNDARWFLHGLFG
- a CDS encoding error-prone DNA polymerase, coding for MYAELQAATHFSFLRGASGADELFAAAAVLGLPALGICDRNSLAGMVRAFEASRTTGVRLVVGCHLDLADAPAILVYPTDRSAYGRLCRLLTIGNKRAGKGACHLAWQDLAGWSEGLIGILLPGKPNDTLTEHLDRFRALFGDRAHLALTFRRRPNDAMRLERLSALAAKAGVQTVATGDVLYHAPERRMLQQVMTCIREGCTIDQAGYRLERTADRHLKGAEEIARLFRRYPAAVERSLEIVKRCKFSLDELQYQYPAEVVIPGMTAQQALEHLTWEAAPERYPGGVPTKVENALRHEFKLIGELGYAPYFLTVHSIVRFARSKGILCQGRGSAANSAVCYVLGITSVDPSKSDLLFERFVSNERREPPDIDVDFEHERREEVIQWIYENYGRHRAALVATVTRYRAKGAVREVGKVMGLPEDVTAGLAGLVWGWSEDGVGEAEAKEMNLNLDDRRLRLTLELAHELIGTPRHLSQHPGGFVLTDHRLDELVPIEPAAMVDRAVIQWNKDDIDVLKMMKVDVLGLGMLGCLRRCFDLLEEEKSVKLDMASVPQEDAATYAMCQRADTLGTFQIESRAQMAMLPRLAPKTFYDLVIQVAIIRPGPIQGDMVHPYLRRREGKEPVEFPRPELAAVLGKTLGVPLFQEQAMRVAIECAGFSGSEADQLRRAMATFKFTGGVSHFREKLVAGMVERGYAEDFAERTFKQLEGFGSYGFPESHAASFAYIAYISAWMKCHHPDVFCAALLNAQPMGFYAPAQIVRDARQHGIEVRPIDVNCSRWDCTLEPTGGRYSAVRLGLRMTKGLANKDGASIVAARADRPFVSIDELWRRSQVPVAALQRLAAADAFSSLRLDRRQADWAIRALRDEPLPLFAAADERAGLLLREVVEPPIELTPMTAGAEVVEDYGSVGLSLRQHPVAFIRADLDRKEILPAIRLAEQKDGRRVRVAGLVLVRQKPASAKGVLFITIEDETAIANLIVWPTLFDQQRRIILSASMLGVRGRVQREGQVIHVVCEEVEDLTPLLRSVGGRDVPAFLITHGRGDQPTHPGGPDPRDELALGGRRARDMYSPDLRLGSGVKVPTRDFR
- a CDS encoding SOS response-associated peptidase; this translates as MGVTARALHEPQGDLELELSARDERKGWVVRLHPQTGARHLDELEFGLLPHNTGSPTTAPRPRNARAETVAELPMFADAFQRRRAIVPVDVYFQRRSIGSPPQRFAISRANGQTMAFAGLWESYRWPNGLITRTYCIITTAANAMISEFHDRMPVILEKADCPIWLGERPGDPSSLLRPASPGLLQCRQVGGRKGRAR